One part of the Amycolatopsis lurida genome encodes these proteins:
- a CDS encoding amidohydrolase has product MSKPERVHYRGGRIFTADEPAWAESMIVRGESIEFVGDTATADGMADGARLVDLGGAFVLPGFVDAHTHLLGMGEALRQVDLFDAADVAEIQSKVREAADADLDAPRVLGRSWLFGALDGRGPERGLLDAAVPDRPVYLVANDLHSTWVNSAALRELGITADTPDPIGGRIGHDEAGEPDGMLYEAASLQLARRFLDAARSDDERDAALASAFERYLSDGVTGAVDMGLGQDDLDALERALARSGGRLPLRVAGHWLIERTGRTEDDLRQVRQAAELAGRLSGPWLRVTGIKLLVDGVIDSCTAAMKAPFAEGSHPEPIWDLAALSPVVAAADAAGLQVALHAIGDEASDIALSALEHAIEVNGPRDRRHRLEHVEVVTEENVRRLARLGVVASMQPVHADPAIQDNWRAMLGDDRVRRGYPWPELTAAGAVLAFGSDAPTAPHPPLPNMFIATTRRSAADPGLPPNIPEYALPLADALAHGTRDAAYSCRWEGLTGRLTPGLAADFVVLDHDPFAESADSLLRTKVRLTVVAGEERVGTLS; this is encoded by the coding sequence ATGAGCAAGCCGGAACGCGTCCACTACCGGGGCGGCCGGATCTTCACCGCCGACGAGCCCGCGTGGGCGGAGTCCATGATCGTGAGAGGGGAGTCGATCGAGTTCGTCGGCGACACCGCGACGGCGGACGGGATGGCAGACGGCGCGCGGCTGGTGGACCTGGGCGGGGCGTTCGTGCTGCCCGGTTTCGTGGACGCGCACACCCACCTGCTGGGGATGGGCGAGGCACTGCGGCAGGTCGACCTGTTCGACGCCGCCGACGTCGCCGAGATCCAGTCCAAGGTCCGGGAGGCAGCGGACGCCGACCTCGATGCGCCGCGCGTCCTTGGCCGAAGCTGGCTGTTCGGCGCGCTGGACGGACGCGGCCCGGAACGGGGCCTGCTCGACGCCGCCGTGCCGGACCGGCCGGTCTACCTCGTCGCCAACGACCTGCACTCGACGTGGGTCAACAGCGCCGCGCTGCGGGAGCTCGGGATCACCGCGGACACCCCCGATCCGATCGGCGGCCGGATCGGCCACGACGAGGCGGGCGAGCCGGACGGCATGCTGTACGAGGCGGCCTCGTTGCAACTGGCGCGGCGTTTCCTCGACGCGGCGCGCAGCGACGACGAGCGTGACGCCGCACTGGCCTCGGCGTTCGAGCGGTACCTGTCCGACGGGGTGACCGGCGCGGTGGACATGGGGCTGGGGCAGGACGATCTGGACGCGCTGGAGCGGGCACTGGCCCGCAGCGGCGGCCGGTTGCCGCTCAGAGTGGCAGGGCACTGGCTGATCGAACGGACCGGCCGCACCGAGGACGACCTGCGGCAGGTCCGGCAGGCGGCGGAACTGGCCGGGCGGCTGTCCGGGCCGTGGCTGCGGGTCACCGGCATCAAGCTGCTGGTGGACGGCGTGATCGACAGCTGCACGGCCGCGATGAAGGCCCCGTTCGCCGAAGGCAGCCACCCCGAGCCGATCTGGGACCTGGCCGCGCTTTCTCCTGTCGTGGCGGCCGCGGACGCGGCCGGGTTGCAGGTGGCGCTGCACGCGATCGGCGACGAGGCATCGGACATCGCACTTTCCGCACTGGAGCACGCGATCGAGGTCAACGGGCCGCGCGACCGGCGGCACCGCCTCGAGCACGTCGAGGTGGTGACCGAGGAGAACGTACGGCGACTCGCCCGGCTCGGTGTGGTCGCGTCCATGCAGCCGGTGCACGCAGACCCGGCGATCCAGGACAACTGGCGGGCGATGCTCGGCGACGACCGGGTCCGGCGCGGGTATCCGTGGCCGGAGCTGACCGCCGCCGGCGCGGTGCTCGCGTTCGGCTCCGACGCACCGACCGCACCCCACCCGCCGCTGCCGAACATGTTCATCGCCACCACCCGGCGATCGGCGGCCGACCCCGGGCTGCCGCCCAACATCCCCGAGTACGCCCTGCCCTTGGCCGACGCGCTCGCGCACGGCACACGAGACGCCGCGTACTCGTGTCGGTGGGAGGGATTGACCGGGCGCCTGACACCGGGGCTGGCGGCGGACTTCGTGGTGC